From the genome of Primulina eburnea isolate SZY01 chromosome 12, ASM2296580v1, whole genome shotgun sequence, one region includes:
- the LOC140807102 gene encoding actin-related protein 3-like isoform X2 gives MGFAGNVEPSFILPTVVAVNESFLNQPRASSSKGSNWLAQHSAGVMADLDFYIGEEAFSRSKSNSIYNLSYPIKNGQVDNWDAMERFWQQCIFNYLRCNPEDHYFLLTGSPLTAPESREHTAEIMFETFDVPVLYIAVQPVLALAAGYTTSKCEMTGVVVDVGDGATHVVPVADGYVVGSSIKSIPIAGKDVTLFVQQLMRERGEHVPPEESFEVARKVKEMYCYTSSDIVKEFNKHDKEPAKYIKQWRGTKPKTGAPYSCDIGYERFLGPEIFFNPEIYSSDFTTPLPDVIDKCIQSAPIDTRRALYKNVVLSGGSTMFKDFHRRLQRDLKKIVDTRVLASDARLGGELKAKPVEVNVTSHPIQRYAVWFGGSVLASTSEFFTACHTKAEYEEHGASICRTNPVFKGMY, from the exons ATGGGGTTTGCTGGAAATGTAGAGCCAAGTTTTATACTTCCTACCGTAGTTGCAGTAAACGAGTCATTTCTCAACCAGCCTCGAGCTAGTTCTTCCAAGGGCAGCAATTGGTTGGCGCAGCATAGTGCTGGTGTGATGGCGGATCTGGATTTTTATATTGGAGAGGAAGCCTTTTCTAGATCTAAATCTAATAGCATTTATAACTTGAGCTATCCTATCAAGAACGGTCAGGTGGATAATTGGGACGCAATGGAGAGATTCTGGCAGCAATGTATATTCAACTATTTGCGCTGCAATCCGGAAGATCACTATTTCTTGTTGACAGGGAGTCCGCTGACAGCTCCGGAGAGTCGAGAGCATACTGCGGAGATCATGTTTGAGACATTTGATGTTCCGGTGCTGTATATCGCGGTGCAGCCTGTGCTTGCTTTGGCTGCTGGCTACACAACATCGAAG TGTGAGATGACAGGAGTTGTAGTGGATGTGGGAGATGGGGCAACTCATGTTGTACCAGTTGCCGATGGTTATGTTGTTGGGAGCAGCATCAAGTCGATTCCAATTGCAGGGAAAGATGTCACTCTTTTTGTGCAGCAGCTCATGCGA GAAAGAGGAGAACATGTTCCACCTGAGGAGTCCTTCGAAGTAGCCAGGAAGGTGAAGGAAATGTATTGCTACACATCTTCCGACATTGTCAAG GAGTTTAATAAGCATGACAAAGAGCCGGCAAAATATATTAAGCAGTGGAGAGGTACAAAGCCAAAGACAGGGGCTCCATATTCTTGTGATATAGGCTATGAGCGGTTCCTTGGCCCTGAG ATCTTCTTCAATCCTGAAATTTATAGCAGTGATTTCACTACCCCTTTACCAGATGTCATAGACAAATGCATTCAATCAGCACCAATAGATACAAGAAGAGCCTTGTACAAG AATGTTGTATTATCTGGTGGATCAACCATGTTTAAAGACTTCCACAGAAGGTTGCAACGGGACCTAAAAAAGATTGTCGACACTCGAGTTCTTGCATCAGATGCTCGGCTTGGTGGAGAATTGAAGGCTAAACCTGTGGAAGTAAATGTCACCAGCCATCCTATCCAGAGATATGCAGTTTGGTTTGGAGGCTCGGTACTTGCCTCCACTTCTGAGTTTTTCACG GCATGCCACACTAAAGCAGAGTACGAAGAGCATGGAGCGAGCATATGCCGAACAAATCCTGTATTCAAAGGAATGTATTGA
- the LOC140807102 gene encoding actin-related protein 3-like isoform X1, producing MYRMDPATSRPAIVIDNGTGYTKMGFAGNVEPSFILPTVVAVNESFLNQPRASSSKGSNWLAQHSAGVMADLDFYIGEEAFSRSKSNSIYNLTYPIKNGQVDNWDAMERFWQQCIFNYLRCNPEDHYFLLTESPLTAPESREHTAEIMFETFDVPGLYIAVQPVLALAAGYTTSKCEMTGVVVDVGDGATHVVPVADGYVVGSSIKSIPIAGKDVTLFVQQLMRERGEHVPPEESFEVARKVKEMYCYTSSDIVKEFNKHDKEPAKYIKQWRGTKPKTGAPYSCDIGYERFLGPEIFFNPEIYSSDFTTPLPDVIDKCIQSAPIDTRRALYKNVVLSGGSTMFKDFHRRLQRDLKKIVDTRVLASDARLGGELKAKPVEVNVTSHPIQRYAVWFGGSVLASTSEFFTACHTKAEYEEHGASICRTNPVFKGMY from the exons atgtaccGCATGGACCCTGCCACCAGTCGCCCGGCTATAGTAATTGATAATGGAACTGG GTATACAAAAATGGGTTTTGCTGGAAATGTAGAGCCAAGTTTTATACTTCCTACCGTAGTTGCAGTAAACGAGTCATTTCTCAACCAGCCTCGAGCTAGTTCTTCCAAGGGCAGCAATTGGTTGGCGCAGCATAGTGCTGGTGTGATGGCGGATCTGGATTTTTATATTGGAGAGGAAGCCTTTTCTAGATCTAAATCTAATAGCATTTATAACTTGACCTATCCTATCAAGAACGGCCAGGTGGATAATTGGGACGCAATGGAGAGATTCTGGCAGCAATGTATATTCAACTATTTGCGCTGCAATCCGGAAGATCACTATTTCTTGTTGACAGAGAGTCCGCTGACAGCTCCAGAGAGTCGAGAGCATACTGCGGAGATCATGTTTGAGACATTTGATGTTCCGGGGCTGTATATCGCGGTGCAGCCAGTGCTTGCTTTGGCTGCTGGCTACACAACATCGAAG TGTGAGATGACAGGAGTTGTAGTGGATGTGGGAGATGGGGCAACTCATGTTGTACCAGTTGCCGATGGTTATGTTGTTGGGAGCAGCATCAAGTCGATTCCAATTGCAGGGAAAGATGTCACTCTTTTTGTGCAGCAGCTCATGCGA GAAAGAGGAGAACATGTTCCACCTGAGGAGTCCTTCGAAGTAGCCAGGAAGGTGAAGGAAATGTATTGCTACACATCTTCCGACATTGTCAAG GAGTTTAATAAGCATGACAAAGAGCCGGCAAAATATATTAAGCAGTGGAGAGGTACAAAGCCAAAGACAGGGGCTCCATATTCTTGTGATATAGGCTATGAGCGGTTCCTTGGCCCTGAG ATCTTCTTCAATCCTGAAATTTATAGCAGTGATTTCACTACCCCTTTACCAGATGTCATAGACAAATGCATTCAATCAGCACCAATAGATACAAGAAGAGCCTTGTACAAG AATGTTGTATTATCTGGTGGATCAACCATGTTTAAAGACTTCCACAGAAGGTTGCAACGGGACCTAAAAAAGATTGTCGACACTCGAGTTCTTGCATCAGATGCTCGGCTTGGTGGAGAATTGAAGGCTAAACCTGTGGAAGTAAATGTCACCAGCCATCCTATCCAGAGATATGCAGTTTGGTTTGGAGGCTCGGTACTTGCCTCCACTTCTGAGTTTTTCACG GCATGCCACACTAAAGCAGAGTACGAAGAGCATGGAGCGAGCATATGCCGAACAAATCCTGTATTCAAAGGAATGTATTGA